The Leopardus geoffroyi isolate Oge1 chromosome C1, O.geoffroyi_Oge1_pat1.0, whole genome shotgun sequence sequence ATCTGccacaaaaacttttaaaatcgcAAAGCTGACCCCTCTGAGCCAAAAGTAAAACTGTTTTAGTCCTTTGCAAGGTAAAAACatacagttatttttaatgacaaaGTATTATTTTAGAGTAGAATAGAAACAGGACATTGTTCTCTGAATATCTATTATGTGCTAATTTTAGAACTAAAGATTAATAGaccactttttccttttatttgtgtcACCTcattccacacacacataccGCCACAAAGCATTGGAAACAGCCTATCAATATATACACAgcaagtaagatttttttaaaatagagtaaTGGACTTTTTAAATCCATGAAAAAGTAATATTAATATAGTAATTaaataaagccaaagaaaaagtTAGCATGTAGAAATGTCAGCTTttagggttgttgttgttgtttttttaactataCCTCATCTGTTTTTGTACTGTTATAACATCAGGaagtatctaaaattaaaaacattatcagGTATTATACCTTTCCATATACTTACCTTGGCTATCTTAGAATTAggataattttcattatttactttgtCACTAAAAACCATGAGTCCAGCAGaagtatttattacattatatacaaaactgtttttcttaagtttaaaaaCTCAAGACACTTTTATTCAGATATACGCCCTAATCtatgcaaaacttttttttttgatgataagATGTTTTTAATCTGatgtttttacagaaatattctaaCAGAGGCTGTGCTTTTTCCAGGTGTTTAATTTCGATCCTGGAGCTGCTGTGAAACAGAGAACTGCAGAAGATGTTAAAGCAGATGAAGATGTCACAAAGCTAtgcatacataaaagaaaaatcattgcaGTGGCCACACTTCATAAGAGCATGGAAGCCCCACATCCTTCTCTGGTGCTCACCAGTCCTGGGGGAGGAACAAGTATGTAGTACGGTGAAGGGTTTAGAAATTTGCCTCTGCAACTTCTCTCCCAGAAGAGTCACTGGAAATCACTTTGCGAAGCATTTTCTGAGTCCCCTTTTAAAACATACACAGTGCTTCTAAAGTTGtctgtgttttatcatttttttttttacagatagcAAATTAGTTCTGAAAAATTCCTACAAAGTTGTTTCCCCACATTTCCTATTTAAATCCTTGAGTTAACTGAGCAGAATAAACACCAATTAGCACATCCAAATGCTGTGCAAGTATGTAGAGCTGAGCTCACAAAATAGAAGGTGCCATCGGTTTTTAGGAAACAAAAGTCACCTTTTTGCTAGAGCTAGAATGAATGTGGTTTCAAGTCCTCCCCCACAAGTAGCAATATCATCCAGAGTGTTGTTCTTTCAGTCACTGAATagctatttattgaacacctactaagAGAAGTCACTTTGTCAGGAACTTTTTATACctccaccaaacacacacacacacacacacacacacacacacacacacgcttttattttttttttatttaaaacgtgcagaaaaattacataaacagTTCACCAAGCACTCATGTACCCTTTGCTCAGATTCAACAATTAACATTTTGTGGCAGAAGTTGCAATTATTCTGACAGTTCATCTCTAAAGATTTCAAAACACATGGATGTTCTCCTATATAAACCACAATCTAATTAtcacattcaaaaaatttaacaCTGATGATAATATTATCTAAAATGCAGTGTATATTCTAACTGCTCCAGTTGTCCTAataatttcttacagttttttaaaCCCAGGATGCAATCAAAGATTGTACAACTGCATTAACTTTTTACACTTCTTTAATCTACACCAATTTCCCAGtcttttgaaatctatttttgaAGAGTCTGGGTCAGTTTTACAGGTGTTTCTCATTTCAGATATGCCTGATTGTTTCCAGATATTTATTCATACTCAGGTTAAACACAGTTTGGTAGAAATACTGCATAGGTAATGTTATGTCCTCATTAGAAGGCACATATGTCAGTTTATCCCATATTGATGACATTAAGTTCGAGTGCTTGGATAAAGTTAGGTATATCCAATTTCTCTGTTGTTAAGGTAACTCTTCCCTTTATAACTAATATGTAGTTTGTGGAATTATACTTTGAGACTGAGGAACTTTTTTTTGTATGGGCTAGGATATGAACTCCTTccaaaatattacaatattttgaatgatatttcaaaataaaatatggctgAGCACCAAAGCATTTGTTTATGAAGGCAAATTATACATTGTTCTGCAGAGTTCTGAAAATTAGGGACGATACGTATAACCTGCAGTGATCAGAGAAATCTTTAGCCCTGGAAAATGGTAAGATTTGGACATATGagggaaataagaaaattctTATTCAGGATGAGTGGTGCGTAATTAAGAGACGATGTGGAAACTAGTCTGACTTGAGTGGAAGATTAAACCTGCATAAGTAAGTTGGGACCAAATTACTGACAGCTTTAGATACAAAGAGGAACAGTTGTGACATCATACAGGTAATTAAAGATTCACACTTAGAACTCATGTGAAGAGAGTAGGAAAAGACAAATTTGGCAGTTATTAGCAGAGAGCTCTTCTTCAAGAACCCTCTAACCTTTGAACTTTAACAGGAATGATCAGAAAAAAATTGCTCCACAAAGgtatgtaaggaaaaaaaaattaggaaatttttttttctcttaatgagCTACATTTTCTTAAACTAAAAGATATTGCAACAATTAAAAGACCTATTTAATAGTAATAAATTGTTTGAAGTATATCATTATCTTGCCACCTTGATATAACTGTTCTCATTTTTGCATATCACCCTGCATATATCTGCTGCCGCTCTCATATCACATTATATCAATTTTACCTCTTTCTACAAAGTCTgccttgttgctttttttttttttttcaacgtttatttttgggacagagagagacagagcatgaacggtggaggggcagagagagaggtagacacagaatcggaaacaggctccaggctctgagccatcagcccagagcctgacacggggctcgaactcacggaccgcgagatcgtgacctggctgaagtgggacacttaaccgactgcaccacccaggcgcccctgccttgtTGCTTTTTTAATGACCCTagtagtatctttttttttttttaattttttttaacgtttatttgtttttgagacagagagagacagagcatgaacggtggagggtcagagagagagggagacacagaatccgaaacagcctccaggctctgagcggtcagcacagagcccgacgcggggctctaactcacggaccgtgagatcgtgacctgaacccaagttggccgcttaaccgactgagccacccaggcgcccctgaccctAGTAGTATCTTGATCTAGGTCCTTTGTCATACCCTATACATACAAATTTCATTATTGAAATTAAACGTAAATCTTTAACTAGTACAGGTATAAGAGGTGTATCTCCATCCGCTTTTAAAACGATATGCtttatggggtgtctgggtggctcagtcagttaagtgtcccactcttgatttcggctcaggtcataatcacatggttcatgacactgagccccacatcaggctctgtactggcagcatggatcctgcttggaattctctctctttccctcctctctgcctcacccctgcttgctcactctctctctctctcaaaataaatattttttaaaaaacctaaaacctctgcttttaaaaaatgatatgctttagggcgcctgggtggcgcagtcggttaagcgtccgacttcagccaggtcacgatctcgcggtccttgagttcgagccccgcgtcgggctctgggctgatggctcagagcctggagcctgtttccgattctgtgtttccctctctctctgcccctcccccgttcatgctctgtctctctctgtcccaaaaataaataaacgttgaaaaaaaaaattttttttaaaatgatatgctTTATTGGATTAGTTGCTATTCTTTCACTAGCTTCAGACATAGTGTTTATTTCAAATTCCTAATATTGAACTATATTATGGGGTTGGGATTTAAGTAATTAAAAGTTAAGAAGACTCATATAGTAGTTTACATCTCTCTTTATTTTGCATGCATAAGGATATATTtggtttctgtttattcttttgagagGTCTACTTGAGTGTACATGAAAACACTTGATGAGTGCCTAGCATTTCTATTTGCCAATTCTTATACTACTTAATTCCTAAACGTAACATAACATCAGcatgacttttgtttgtttattcagtaTTCCTGTCATTTTAAAGATGGTAACTATTTTTCCCCAGGTATGGAAGACACCCTTTCTAAACCACAGCTGTTTTCTAAATTCTGTTGAATATAAGGATGCCAACGTCTGTATATTGTATAAACTGTACACTGTATAAACACCCAGAACAGACACAACTCAGTGGTTTTGTTACTAAAGAAGACACAGTTAATCACATAATAATGCTAGTGATGTTAATACAGACACCTGTGTTCTCACTAGATGCTATGTGCAATGCTCcaagtatttttcatattttattcctttaattataaaccttaaaattctgtctttaaCAAGAAAATAAGTTGACTTTATCGGCTGCAATTCTCTTATATCATTAGTTCTCAACTTTTCATATATTATGTGCAGAAACCACTGTATCAAATAATCTCTACCATACTAGAAATAGAAAGCCCACTTTTCCAAGAAAACTATATGTTCACTGcattctcttatttctttaatatacCCTGCCTAGTCTTCGCTTTACCCCAGATTGATAACCACAGTCTTAGAAATTGTTATGATATAATTTGACCTATATATGATCTAGCAGATAGGAAAAGGGTATTTATCTTAAGTCTACAGTTATCCATTTAAGTAAAAATACCTCTAATTGCAAGTGGATCCAAGTATACTTGCTAATATATTGCACGTCTCGGAATTAGGGTGGCCAGTTTATGGTATACATGGGACCACTTTCATCTCCCGTGCCTGTAAGACTCATTGGCATTTTCTCACAGGGCCCAGCTGGAGTTCGACATCTTTCTACATAGCTCTCTAAGCAGCCACCACCAGTTGATGGGAATTGGCACATGAAACTGATTTTATTTGCCATCTCTGTTTTAAAAGGCACAACTTTATAAATAGTTAAACATCCTTAGGGGCTAAAAAACTTAAACTTAGACTTCGGacatgataaaatgaaaattctgtgtGATGAGCCAGCTTGCTTTTGTTGCCTATATTCTGTCTGATCTCCAAAGGAACTGAAGGGATTCCAAAAAGCCAGAGAGGGAGCGATGCTTTCTGCAAAAAGAGAATACTCGATTGGAACCCAGTACTGAAGATTTTAGCATTCTGAGTAAATTTTGCATAGGAATTCCAGTCTAGTAAAAGAATTGCAATCTTTTGCCTAAGTTGGTTGACTAAGGCTGTTTTTACAATAACGGCTGATCAAGGGCAAAGAAATTGCAGTGTTGGATAGTGTTACAAGCTTGATGAAGTTAAGCGTGATTGCAGTATCACTGCCCTCACTATTGTTATCACTcccattttaaaagattcaaaacCCCATCCACTTAATTCACAAAAattaagactcttttttttttttttttaatttttttttttcaacgtttatttatttttggaacagagagagacagagcatgaacgggggaggggcagagagagagggagacacagaatcggaaacaggctccaggctctgagccatcagcccagagcccgacgcggggctcgaactcacggaccgcgagatcgtgacctggctgaagtcggacgctcaaccgactgcgccacccaggcgccccaaattaagACTCTTTTGCTCTCACAGTAAAAATGGTGAGATAAGGAAGAGTTTTTGTAGCTGTCCTGAGGAAGTTTcagtaaggaaacagaaagaTTTATAGGGTAACACACTTTCTGGTGAAAATGGCCGTGCATTTAAATTATAAGAAACTATGCTATgcagattttaattttctgatgtaACCCTGttcttaaaaaattcaaatccaaCAAGATAGTAACATTGCCATTTCTGTATGGGCTGTCAATCTTGAGTCTtcacattataaatattattaggATGGCTAATGTCAGTATGTACTGATTCAGATCCCCATCCTTTCTCAACAGATAAGAAGTAAACAAGCACAATGAGCAGTTATTGAGAACTTTTGGTCAACTAAGGGAGaataatgtgcatttttttttccatcaaagtttattttagagTACAGAACTTTTTTTGAATCGCATAGAGTCACagcttctttttgaaaatttctatttccagatgccctcccttcctcatttcctcctttccttccctccccccatgccaACACAAAAGAATTGAGACTActaacagaattctttttttctctctctctttcacaccaGATGCAACTCCAGTAGTACCTTCTCGGGCAGCAACTCCAAGATCTGTAAGAAATAAGTCGCATGAAGGAATTACAAATTCTGTAATGCCTGAATGTAAGAATCCTTTCAAGTTAATGATTGGATCATCCAATGCCATGGGAAGGCTATATGTACAAGAACTGCCTGGAAGCCAGCAACAAGAACTCCACCCCATCTACCCCCGGCAGAGACTGGGCAGCAGTGAACACGGACAGAAATCTCCATTCCGTGGCAGCCATGGAGGCCTCCCCAGCCCAGCATCGTCAGGTTCCCAGATATATGGAGATGGCTCAATCTCTCCAAGGACTGACCCACTTGGAAGCCCTGATGTTTTCCCAAGAAATAATCCTGGTTTTCATGGAGCTCCCAATTCTAGTCCTATTCATCTAAATAGGactcctctttctccaccttcAGTAATGCTACACGGTTCTCCCGTACAGTCATCCTGTGCAATGGCTGGAAGGACTAATATACCTCTTTCCCCAACCTTGACTACAAAGAGTCCAGTAATGAAAAAACCAATGTGTAATTTTTCAACTAATATGGAAATACCACGAGCAATGTTCCACCACAAACCACCCCAAggcccacctccccctcctccaccttcttgtGCTCTTCAGAAAAAGCCATTAACATCCGAGAAAGATCCACTTGGCATTCTTGACCCTATTCCCAGTAAACCGGTGAATCAGAACCCTGTTATCATTAATCCAACTAGTTTCCATTCAAATGTCCACTCTCAGGTACCTGTGATGAATGTAAGCATGCCTCCTGCTGTTGTTCCTTTGCCAAGTAATCTCCCTTTGCCAACCGTAAAACCTGGTCATATGAATCATGGGAGTCATATACAAAGAGTTCAGCATTCAGCTTCAAcctccctgtccccttctccAGTGACATCCCCAGTGCACATGATGGGGACTGGAATTGGAAGGATTGAGGCATCGCCCCAAAGATCACGCTCATCTTCCACATCATCAGATCACGGAAATTTCATGATGCCACCTCTAGGACCCCAGGCCACTTGTAGTGGTATTAAGGTTCCACCCAGGTCACCAAGGTCAACAATAGGGTCCCCAAGGCCATCAATGCCATCAAGCCCTTCTACCAAGTCCGATGGACACCATCAGTACAAGGATATCCCTAACCCATTAATTGCTGGAATGAGTAATGTACTAAATTCCCCAAGCAGTGCAGCTTTTCCGACTGCATCTGCCGGAAGTGGTTCCATAAAGAGTCAGCCTGGTTTGCTGGGAATGCCTTTAAATCAGATCTTGAACCAGCACAATGCTGCCTCCTTTCCAGCAAGTAGTTTACTCTCAGCAGCAGCCAAAGCACAGCTagcaaatcaaaacaaacttGCTGGTAACAACTGTAGCAGCAGTAGCAATTCTGGAGCTGTTGCTGGCAGTGGCAACACTGAAGGACATAGCACTTTAAACACCATGTTCACTCCTACTGCCAACATGCTTCTCccaacaggggaagggcaaagtGGTCGAGCAGCACTAAGAGATAAGCTGATGTCTCAGCAAAAAGACTCATTGCGGAAAAGAAAACAGCCACCTACCACAGTGTTGAGTTTGCTCAGACAGTCTCAAATGGATAGTTCTGCAGTTCCTAAACCTGGACCCGACTTGCTAAGAAAGCAGGGTCAGGGTTCATTTCCCATCAGTTCAATGTCTCAGTTACTACAGTCTATGAGTTGTCAAAGCTCTCACTTGAGTAGCAATAGTACCCCGGGTTGTGGGGGCTCAAATACTGCTTTGCCTTGCTCTGCTAACCAGCTGCATTTTACAGATCCCAATATGAACTCCAGTGCTCTTCAGAATTCACTGACACAGAACATACCTTTGAGAGGGGAAGCCGTGCACTGCCACAATGCAAACACTAACTTTGTTCACAGTAACAGCCCAGTCCCAAACCACCATCTTGCAGGTTTAATAAATCAGATTCAGGCTAGCGGGAACTGTGGGATGCTCAGTCAGTCGGGCATGGCTTTAGGAAATTCATTACATCCCAATCCACCTCAGTCAAGAATTTCAACGTCCTCCACTCCAGTGATACCAAACAGCATTGTTAGCAGCTATAATCAAACAAGTTCTGAAGCAGGTATGGTTTTATTAGAAAAAAGTACCCCAAGGTACTAAACTTTTCtacgttttttaaaatttgtaccaaaatatttattatgataaGAAAtgatcctttccccattgtgaaATTGTCAtcatttctttagtatttataattttatttacagaatGCTAGGGATTTGTctaatagaaaaaataacaaccaaGGGGATTCCATGTGTTTCCGTTACTTGTTGTCAATCtgtcattttgaattttgtttgacTTTCGGTTGGTTGTATAACCATTGGACTCTAAACTACAAAAGAAGCCATAGAAGGCAGGGTTTCCTGGTTCACGAGACATGTACTCGGTCTATGCCAATAGAAAAGCCGTTTCCCCTAGCTTTTGTTTGTATTCAGGTAAATGATGCTCATCTTGGAAAacccaaaaaggcaaaaataaacagaatttttgtTCTTGCTGCTGACCAGAAATAGGTAAATGGATAGGAAAGGTAACTAGAAGTTGTATGAAGTAGAAAGCTGCCTTCTAATGTGTTTTCTTATCCTAGTTTGctatcctttattattatttgttgagAAAATTCAAAAATGGATATTGGCtactcccttttaaaaaaaaagataataatttaagttttctaataaaaaagGCTTGAAAACCTGATTTCCAGAATTTTTgatcttgaaattattttacagttttcttgtAGAATATAGCCATTATTTTTACCATTGACATTAAGGTTTTGAACCCAAATTTATTATATCTCTTCATCCACTATAATGAAGGAGaccaatttatttaaaagtagacACATTAGAAAGAACTGTGTTTTGTGCAATAGGGTCATCAGAAATTGttataaaaatcagtaaagaagcaCTAAGAGGTAAATTCATGGAGACATCAGAAAATTTCACCATGGAAGTATTTCAGAAAGAATACCCAAAACCCAACACTAATGGTTTGAGAGATTTGTAGGAAATGGCAGGGAGGAAACAAAAGATAATTGTAGAGACAATATTATTCAGATATGAATACAACGGGCTTTGAAAACCAGATTGCTACTGGAAATGCGAAAACTGCTGAGGCTTTTAATAACAAGATATTGTTTGGATATGTATAGACTGTATTCTACCGTCATGCTGGAAAAGCTTTAGAACCTACATGTCTCTGTTGCTGGTAGTAACATTGAGTGTTTTCCTTCCTGGCATCACTTCTTTACACCTGCCATCCTCCACAACTTGTGCTGTTTTATGTTTTGATGTCAGTATTTAATGAACTGTTCATTGACCTCTTGTGTTAAAAAGAATATAAGGTGGAGAAGATAATTGAAATGATTAGTGCCTTCTAGATATTCTTAGTCTAAAGAATCTCATGAAactattttttatgtgtttaacaGGATACTTGTTCCAAAGGGGCTTCCAACTTTTCAATGACtcaaatacctttttaaataattccacAAAAGTGAAAATTTAACCTTATGCTTTTAGCAGATGAAAGTGACATGAAAtcagtaactattttaaaatataccatatttATTAAGCATGCTTTCAATCATTTAGATGAGACATTATTAGTCTCGTTGTATTATATATCTTTACGTTTTGATACCCCTTACCTCAACTTACTTTGTTTCAGGTCTGAGTTAATATTgcaaagtgtatatattttattaatgatgTATTTCAATTCATCAGTAATGGAAAAgaccaacatttatttatatttttgtttcttctgaatgTTCAGTTTAGACTTATTTTATATAGTCTCGGACATGTATTTTCTTGTTCCATGAACCTCTGTAAAGCATCAGATCTGGATTGCCAGTGCTGGGAGTGTCAAACACAGGTTGAAAATTTATTAATCTAAGAAAAGTGTTAGCATATAAATAGCTAAATTGTACAAGAATAAATGTCTAGTAATGATATGGATTTGACCAATCATGTGTAAGCTAACAGAAAGCATatactttgataaaaaaaatctaggtcagtaagaagttttaaaatattaaacctaataaaattaaatactaattAAAGTACATAGATCTGATGTGCAGCTGGTTGTGAAAATGGGTAGATTTACTAATTACTGTAACTCTTTTGATGAGCTGAATATTGAAAACGTCTCTAATTCCATGTTTCTTTTTGATACACAGTAAACTGTGTCAACTGAATGCACTGTCGTTATAATTGCTTagcctaaatatttatttgcacTGACATTTATTCATCCATGAAATAAGTAGCAAGGCTAGGCATGCAGAGTGAGCTAGCAGGTGGCAGTCACAGCTATCCCTATAATCTCTGCTACGTAGCCCTAGCATACCAATAAGAcattggaagaaaaatacattttactctTAA is a genomic window containing:
- the MBD5 gene encoding methyl-CpG-binding domain protein 5 isoform X2; the encoded protein is MNGGKDCDGGDKDGGLPAIQVPVGWQRRVDQNGVLYVSPSGSLLSCLEQVKTYLLTDGTCKCGLECPLILPKVFNFDPGAAVKQRTAEDVKADEDVTKLCIHKRKIIAVATLHKSMEAPHPSLVLTSPGGGTNATPVVPSRAATPRSVRNKSHEGITNSVMPECKNPFKLMIGSSNAMGRLYVQELPGSQQQELHPIYPRQRLGSSEHGQKSPFRGSHGGLPSPASSGSQIYGDGSISPRTDPLGSPDVFPRNNPGFHGAPNSSPIHLNRTPLSPPSVMLHGSPVQSSCAMAGRTNIPLSPTLTTKSPVMKKPMCNFSTNMEIPRAMFHHKPPQGPPPPPPPSCALQKKPLTSEKDPLGILDPIPSKPVNQNPVIINPTSFHSNVHSQVPVMNVSMPPAVVPLPSNLPLPTVKPGHMNHGSHIQRVQHSASTSLSPSPVTSPVHMMGTGIGRIEASPQRSRSSSTSSDHGNFMMPPLGPQATCSGIKVPPRSPRSTIGSPRPSMPSSPSTKSDGHHQYKDIPNPLIAGMSNVLNSPSSAAFPTASAGSGSIKSQPGLLGMPLNQILNQHNAASFPASSLLSAAAKAQLANQNKLAGNNCSSSSNSGAVAGSGNTEGHSTLNTMFTPTANMLLPTGEGQSGRAALRDKLMSQQKDSLRKRKQPPTTVLSLLRQSQMDSSAVPKPGPDLLRKQGQGSFPISSMSQLLQSMSCQSSHLSSNSTPGCGGSNTALPCSANQLHFTDPNMNSSALQNSLTQNIPLRGEAVHCHNANTNFVHSNSPVPNHHLAGLINQIQASGNCGMLSQSGMALGNSLHPNPPQSRISTSSTPVIPNSIVSSYNQTSSEAGGSGPSSSIAIAGTSHPAITKTTSVLQDGVIVTTAAGNPLQSQLPIGSDFPYVGQEHALHFPSNSTSNNHLPHPLNPSLLSSLPISLPVNQQHLLNQNLLNILQPSAGEGDMSSINNTLNNHQLTHLQSLLNNNQMFPPNQQPQQQLLQGYQNLQAFQGQPTIPCPANSNPMACLFQNFQVRMQEDAALLNKRISTQPGLTALPENPNTPLPPFQDPSCELQPRIDSSLGQQVKDGLIVGGPGDASVDAIYKAVVDAASKGVQAVITTAVNSTTQISPIPALSAMSAFTASIGDPLSLPSAVSAVIHGRNMGSVDHDGRLRNARGARLPRNLDHGKNSNEGDGFEYFKSASCHTSKKQWDGEQSPGGERNRWKCEEFLDHPGHVHSSPCHERSNNVSTLPFLPGEQHPVLLPPRNCQGDKILEENFRYNNYKRTMMSFKERLENTVERCAHINGNRPRQSRGFGELLGTTRQDLVLEEQSPSSSNSLENSLVKDYIHYNGDFNAKSINGCVPSPSDAKSISSEDDLRNPDSPSSNELIHYRPRTFNVGDLVWGQIKGLTSWPGKLVREDDVHNSCQQSPEEGKVEPEKLKTLTEGLEAYSRARKRNRKSGKLNNHLEAAIHEAMSELDKMSGTVHQIPQGDRQMRPPKPKRRKISR